From one Streptococcus pneumoniae genomic stretch:
- the infB gene encoding translation initiation factor IF-2 codes for MSKKRLYEIAKELGKESKEIVARAKELGFSVKSHASSVEQEAADKIAASFKTVAKVQAEKVEKPQPKVEKKAEPAPQVKVEEKAAPPKEQTKKVSRPQSRNFKAEREARAKEQAERRKKQQDTRKAEPKGNQNSQKDQASQGQKFQGKERTRKDNRDNRRDFRGGKQNGYGQDNRKVAPAPKPRIDFKARAAALKAEQNAEYARTSEERFKQAQEAKAAQQVKKKEKLEDIFVELPTPSAAPITAVPTPAPAENRRKKQARPEKRRDDFDHEEEGPRKQQKNRNSQNQVRNQKNSNWNTNKKNKKGKNNRNSNQAPKPVTERKFHELPSEFEYTAGMTVAEIAKRIKREPAEIVKKLFMMGVMATQNQSLDGETIELLMVDYGIEAKEKVEVDTADIERFFVDEEYINAEELTERPPVVTIMGHVDHGKTTLLDTLRNSRVATGEAGGITQHIGAYQIEENGKKITFLDTPGHAAFTSMRARGASVTDITILVVAADDGVMPQTIEAINHSKAANVPIIVAINKIDKPGANPERVIGELAEHGVMSTAWGGDSEFVEISAKFNQNIDELLETVLLVAEIQELKADPTVRAIGTVIEARLDKGKGAVATLLVQQGTLNVQDPIVVGNTFGRVRAMTNDLGRRVKVAGPSTPVSITGLNETPMAGDHFAVYEDEKAARAAGEERAKRALMKQRQATHRVSLENLFDTLKAGEVKSVNVIIKADVQGSVEALAASLQKIEVEGVKVTIVHSAVGAINESDVTLAEASNAFIIGFNVRPTPQARQQADTDEVEIRLHSIIYKVIEEVEDAMKGMLDPEFEEKIIGEALIRETFKVSKVGTIGGFMVINGKVTRDSSVRVIRDGVVVFDGKLASLKHFKDDVKEITNGREGGLMVENYNDLKVDDVIEAYIMEEIKK; via the coding sequence TTGTCTAAAAAAAGATTGTATGAAATCGCCAAAGAATTGGGCAAAGAAAGCAAGGAAATCGTCGCTCGTGCCAAAGAGCTAGGCTTTTCTGTCAAAAGCCATGCCAGCAGTGTAGAGCAAGAAGCGGCGGACAAGATTGCAGCTAGCTTTAAAACAGTAGCTAAAGTACAAGCAGAAAAAGTAGAAAAACCTCAGCCGAAGGTAGAAAAGAAAGCTGAGCCAGCTCCACAAGTCAAAGTGGAAGAAAAAGCAGCTCCGCCAAAAGAGCAGACTAAAAAAGTCAGCCGTCCTCAGAGTCGAAACTTTAAGGCAGAGCGAGAAGCGAGAGCCAAAGAGCAGGCAGAGCGCCGCAAGAAACAGCAGGACACACGCAAAGCTGAGCCTAAAGGAAATCAAAATTCGCAAAAAGACCAAGCGTCACAAGGACAAAAATTCCAAGGCAAAGAGCGGACTCGTAAGGATAACCGAGACAATCGCCGTGATTTTAGAGGTGGCAAGCAAAATGGATACGGACAAGACAATCGCAAGGTTGCTCCTGCTCCAAAACCACGGATTGATTTCAAAGCGCGTGCTGCAGCCCTAAAAGCAGAGCAAAATGCTGAATACGCCCGCACCAGCGAAGAGCGTTTCAAGCAGGCGCAGGAAGCCAAAGCAGCTCAGCAAGTGAAGAAAAAGGAAAAGTTGGAAGACATTTTTGTGGAACTACCAACACCAAGCGCAGCTCCAATTACTGCCGTTCCAACTCCAGCTCCTGCTGAGAACCGTCGGAAAAAACAAGCTCGACCAGAAAAACGTCGTGATGATTTTGATCACGAAGAAGAAGGTCCACGAAAACAACAAAAGAATCGAAACAGTCAGAATCAAGTGAGAAATCAAAAGAATAGTAACTGGAATACCAATAAGAAAAACAAAAAAGGTAAAAATAACAGAAATAGCAACCAAGCACCAAAACCGGTCACAGAACGCAAGTTCCACGAATTGCCAAGTGAGTTTGAATACACAGCTGGCATGACCGTTGCAGAAATTGCAAAACGGATCAAACGTGAACCAGCAGAAATCGTGAAGAAGCTCTTCATGATGGGGGTTATGGCAACGCAAAACCAATCTTTAGATGGAGAAACCATTGAACTTTTGATGGTGGATTACGGGATTGAAGCCAAAGAAAAAGTGGAAGTCGATACAGCTGATATCGAGCGTTTCTTTGTCGATGAAGAGTATATCAATGCTGAGGAGCTAACCGAGCGTCCACCAGTTGTGACGATTATGGGACACGTTGACCACGGTAAAACGACCCTTCTTGATACTCTTCGTAATTCGCGTGTAGCAACAGGAGAAGCTGGAGGAATCACTCAGCATATCGGTGCCTACCAAATCGAAGAAAATGGCAAGAAAATCACCTTCCTTGATACCCCAGGACACGCGGCATTTACTAGCATGCGTGCGCGTGGAGCGTCTGTAACGGATATCACTATCTTGGTTGTCGCCGCAGATGACGGTGTGATGCCACAGACCATTGAAGCGATTAACCACTCTAAAGCCGCGAATGTTCCAATCATCGTAGCCATTAACAAGATTGACAAGCCAGGGGCAAATCCTGAGCGTGTCATCGGTGAATTGGCAGAGCATGGAGTTATGTCAACAGCATGGGGCGGTGACTCAGAATTCGTTGAAATCTCAGCGAAGTTCAATCAAAACATTGATGAACTCCTTGAGACAGTTCTCTTGGTTGCTGAAATCCAAGAATTGAAAGCAGACCCAACAGTTCGTGCCATTGGTACAGTTATTGAAGCACGCTTGGATAAAGGAAAAGGTGCTGTTGCGACCCTTCTTGTCCAACAAGGTACGTTGAATGTGCAAGATCCGATCGTTGTCGGAAATACCTTTGGACGTGTCCGTGCCATGACCAATGACCTTGGTCGTCGTGTAAAAGTAGCTGGACCATCAACACCTGTTTCAATCACTGGTTTGAATGAAACACCGATGGCAGGAGATCACTTTGCCGTTTATGAAGATGAAAAAGCAGCGCGTGCAGCTGGGGAAGAACGTGCCAAACGTGCCCTTATGAAGCAACGCCAAGCAACTCATCGTGTCAGCCTTGAAAATCTCTTTGATACCCTTAAAGCAGGTGAAGTTAAGTCTGTCAATGTTATTATCAAGGCAGATGTGCAAGGTTCAGTTGAAGCCCTTGCAGCTTCTCTTCAAAAGATTGAAGTCGAAGGTGTGAAAGTAACCATCGTTCACTCAGCAGTTGGGGCGATCAATGAATCAGATGTGACACTTGCAGAAGCCTCAAATGCCTTTATCATCGGATTTAACGTCCGCCCTACGCCACAGGCTCGTCAACAAGCAGATACGGATGAAGTGGAAATTCGTCTTCACAGCATTATCTACAAGGTGATTGAAGAAGTAGAAGATGCCATGAAAGGAATGCTTGACCCAGAATTTGAAGAGAAAATCATTGGTGAAGCTCTTATCCGCGAAACCTTTAAAGTATCTAAAGTCGGCACTATCGGTGGATTTATGGTTATCAACGGAAAAGTTACCCGTGATTCAAGTGTCCGTGTTATCCGTGACGGCGTTGTTGTCTTTGACGGCAAACTCGCGAGCTTAAAACACTTCAAAGACGATGTTAAAGAAATCACCAACGGCCGTGAAGGTGGACTGATGGTTGAAAACTACAACGACCTCAAAGTCGATGACGTTATCGAAGCCTACATCATGGAAGAAATTAAAAAATAA
- the rbfA gene encoding 30S ribosome-binding factor RbfA, which produces MANHFRVDRVGMEIKREVNEILQKKVRDPRVAGVTITDVQMLGDLSMAKVYYTIMSDLASDNQKAQLGLEKATGTIKRELGRNLKMYKIPDLTFVKDESIEYGNKIDQMLRNLEK; this is translated from the coding sequence ATGGCGAATCATTTTCGTGTGGACCGTGTCGGTATGGAAATCAAGCGCGAAGTCAATGAGATTTTGCAAAAGAAAGTCCGTGACCCACGTGTAGCAGGCGTGACCATTACAGATGTCCAAATGCTGGGTGATTTGTCGATGGCTAAGGTCTATTACACCATTATGAGTGACCTAGCCTCAGACAATCAAAAAGCTCAGCTTGGACTTGAAAAAGCAACAGGCACCATTAAGCGAGAACTCGGTCGAAATCTAAAGATGTACAAGATTCCAGATTTAACATTTGTCAAAGATGAATCTATTGAATATGGAAATAAAATTGATCAAATGTTGCGAAATTTAGAGAAATAA
- a CDS encoding SpaH/EbpB family LPXTG-anchored major pilin — MKKYQKLATVGMLSVLLGGVVPPLVQPLTPVYAVDNVSATVPAQTTVTITKLQAAQYKKIIFNDNGETKTLDELKAALDVQDLTTLDGVTFKWYKITDSKTDAELSKMTEQQLDALYNEKGTLTATANGGKTTFTRSKDQYNEGKGYWVIEQSAPQNVSNAYGVPFRLQFPMAASDGSGYLTNVNVYPKNVSATVPTPDKDVENVGQNEGSYNIGDKINFYLKGTIPKNIGDYSTYRFNDTFDSTLDFAGEEGVKEVKFGSNNILTKGAEYTVSWDSAKRTVQVSLTEAGLKRVTTTVPFEKRNNPDATALDTTANTDDTPYLQVKLEASISKDAVVGKPIANKTTITFNNRGGNNGDPKPTPPDGETPPPGEDTPPVPPVTPPEEPPTTPPSPDVYVYTGGKRFVKEDSNNTNKKLAGAEFKIFASNEANASAVKWTQAMIDANAATSTNSAKFGGEVAVGKEIVLKSDADGSFEIKGLAYTPETSTDTKGDGSRKYYLQETKAPAGYVLLTDKIEFEVNQTSYHSAPSGVNVGTQAGDAVQQAVKNNKRPNIPNTGGIGTIIFIVIGLALMTVAMFGMKKDKKESN, encoded by the coding sequence GTGAAGAAATATCAGAAACTCGCTACTGTGGGTATGCTGAGTGTCTTACTTGGTGGTGTAGTACCTCCTTTGGTACAACCCTTGACACCAGTATATGCAGTAGACAATGTGTCTGCAACAGTTCCAGCACAAACAACTGTTACAATCACAAAGCTGCAAGCAGCTCAGTATAAGAAAATTATCTTTAATGATAATGGAGAAACTAAGACTTTAGATGAGTTAAAAGCAGCTTTAGATGTTCAGGATTTGACAACATTAGACGGTGTGACCTTTAAATGGTATAAAATTACTGATTCGAAAACAGATGCTGAACTATCTAAGATGACAGAACAGCAATTAGATGCATTATATAATGAAAAAGGCACACTAACTGCAACAGCAAATGGAGGAAAGACAACCTTCACTCGTAGTAAAGACCAATATAATGAGGGTAAAGGATACTGGGTTATTGAGCAGTCTGCTCCACAAAATGTCTCAAATGCTTATGGAGTGCCATTCCGTTTGCAATTCCCTATGGCTGCCTCTGATGGTTCAGGGTACTTGACAAATGTTAATGTCTATCCAAAGAACGTTAGCGCTACTGTCCCAACTCCTGATAAAGACGTTGAGAATGTAGGTCAAAATGAAGGAAGTTATAATATCGGTGATAAGATTAACTTCTACCTTAAAGGAACAATTCCAAAAAATATTGGAGATTACTCTACTTATCGATTCAACGATACCTTTGATTCAACTCTTGATTTTGCAGGAGAAGAAGGAGTTAAGGAAGTTAAATTTGGTTCAAATAATATCCTCACAAAAGGTGCAGAATATACTGTATCATGGGATTCTGCTAAACGTACGGTTCAAGTTTCATTAACAGAAGCAGGTTTGAAACGTGTCACAACAACTGTGCCATTTGAAAAACGTAATAATCCAGATGCAACTGCTTTGGATACAACAGCAAATACAGATGATACTCCTTACCTACAAGTGAAATTGGAAGCATCTATTTCAAAAGATGCAGTTGTAGGAAAACCAATTGCCAACAAAACAACAATTACCTTTAATAACAGAGGTGGTAATAATGGGGATCCTAAACCAACTCCACCAGATGGAGAAACTCCTCCTCCAGGAGAAGATACTCCACCAGTTCCACCAGTGACTCCGCCAGAAGAACCACCAACTACTCCACCTAGTCCAGATGTATATGTTTATACAGGTGGTAAACGTTTTGTTAAAGAAGATAGCAACAATACAAATAAAAAACTTGCAGGAGCAGAATTCAAAATTTTTGCTTCAAATGAAGCCAATGCATCAGCTGTGAAATGGACTCAGGCAATGATTGATGCAAACGCTGCAACCTCAACAAATTCAGCTAAATTTGGAGGTGAAGTAGCTGTTGGTAAAGAAATCGTCTTGAAATCTGATGCAGACGGTTCATTTGAAATTAAAGGTCTAGCTTACACACCAGAAACTTCTACGGATACAAAAGGTGATGGTTCTAGAAAATATTACCTTCAAGAAACAAAAGCACCAGCTGGATATGTTCTTTTAACAGATAAGATTGAATTTGAAGTAAATCAAACTTCTTATCATAGCGCTCCATCTGGAGTTAATGTTGGAACTCAAGCAGGTGATGCAGTTCAACAAGCTGTTAAAAATAATAAACGTCCAAATATTCCAAATACAGGTGGAATTGGTACAATCATCTTCATCGTAATCGGACTAGCACTAATGACAGTGGCTATGTTTGGTATGAAAAAAGATAAAAAAGAATCAAACTAA
- a CDS encoding SpaA isopeptide-forming pilin-related protein, translating into MKIWKVLGVVFTILSLGLMPSTQTVEADGKVAVTIVNPKDYPDITYSIFKVADTEKLEDLQKESLDSLKQKYPQFEVTKASEVGQRKIELGLGLYYAVALRESDKQPVEEISPFLIQIADLSKDITIYPKVHELTGGIKLFKYEIKDGKKIPLAGVTFTLYDSHHQPVRVKSGQATLDADGVIELVTDEAGEITVQGLVAGTYYFKEIKGLPGYTLPKTTYPVTVEKKAIATIEVENERTDKGGARFRKVNPDQVGLPGAVFEVLDANKQFLFQVKSDENGYFEVTNLPYGTYYLREKEAPVLNGVHYVRLDQDIAFTITAESYTDGTIMNIVNKPVPPVPPTPNIPPFPTIVKTILPHTGEIVSGLTIVGLIGVAFVFLAKKKSRKDEKAQE; encoded by the coding sequence ATGAAAATATGGAAAGTACTAGGGGTGGTGTTTACCATTCTAAGCCTTGGGTTGATGCCCTCTACCCAGACAGTAGAAGCAGATGGCAAAGTGGCTGTGACCATTGTCAATCCCAAAGATTACCCAGACATTACCTACTCGATTTTCAAGGTGGCAGATACTGAAAAGCTGGAGGACTTACAAAAGGAAAGTTTGGATAGTCTCAAGCAAAAGTATCCTCAGTTTGAGGTTACAAAAGCTAGCGAGGTTGGGCAAAGAAAGATTGAGCTGGGACTTGGACTTTACTATGCAGTAGCACTGCGTGAAAGCGATAAGCAGCCAGTCGAAGAGATCAGCCCCTTCTTGATTCAAATTGCCGATTTGAGTAAGGATATCACGATTTATCCGAAAGTTCATGAATTGACAGGCGGTATCAAGCTATTCAAATATGAAATCAAAGATGGTAAAAAAATCCCTCTTGCAGGTGTGACTTTTACCCTTTATGACAGTCATCATCAGCCTGTTCGAGTGAAATCTGGACAAGCTACGTTAGATGCTGATGGGGTGATTGAGCTGGTGACAGATGAAGCTGGTGAAATCACAGTTCAAGGCTTAGTAGCAGGGACCTATTATTTCAAAGAAATCAAAGGACTGCCAGGCTACACTTTACCGAAGACGACTTATCCTGTGACCGTTGAAAAGAAAGCTATTGCAACGATTGAAGTGGAAAATGAGCGTACAGATAAGGGTGGAGCTCGATTTAGAAAAGTCAATCCAGATCAAGTAGGTCTTCCAGGTGCTGTTTTTGAAGTCTTAGATGCCAATAAACAGTTTTTATTCCAAGTTAAATCAGACGAAAATGGTTATTTTGAGGTGACCAATCTACCCTATGGAACCTACTACCTCAGAGAAAAAGAAGCCCCTGTGCTGAATGGTGTGCATTATGTGCGACTAGATCAGGATATTGCTTTTACAATTACAGCAGAGTCCTACACAGATGGAACGATTATGAACATTGTCAATAAGCCAGTTCCGCCAGTGCCACCGACTCCAAATATTCCACCGTTCCCAACCATTGTAAAGACCATTTTGCCTCATACAGGGGAGATTGTTAGTGGCTTGACGATTGTTGGCTTGATTGGAGTAGCTTTCGTCTTTTTGGCGAAAAAGAAGAGTAGAAAAGATGAAAAAGCACAAGAGTAA
- a CDS encoding class C sortase yields MKKHKSKKWSFSKRRFFFTLIFLLGLGTIAFPLVSQYLYYRASIVEVTAFDDGTKKLDKSDIERRIHLAEAYNDSVASGSNIEIKDPYSEEERQEGLKEYAKMLEVNEQIGHVRIPKIVEDLPIYAGSTESVLQRGVGHLEGTSLPVGGNNTHAILTAHRGLPTAKLFTNLDKLEKGDKFYIHYIGGTLAYQVDQISVIDPSEIDKLAVVPGHDYVTLLTCTPYMVNTHRLLVRGHRIDYVEALEEKEAAGYKENQLYKILFYSTLALLIVLLILFVRLYRKQKKVKGNA; encoded by the coding sequence ATGAAAAAGCACAAGAGTAAGAAATGGTCTTTTTCCAAACGTAGATTTTTCTTCACTTTGATTTTTCTATTAGGACTGGGCACGATTGCTTTTCCTTTGGTGAGCCAGTATCTGTATTACCGTGCATCGATTGTAGAAGTGACTGCTTTTGATGATGGTACAAAAAAGCTAGATAAATCAGATATTGAAAGACGAATACATTTGGCAGAAGCCTACAATGACTCGGTTGCCTCGGGTAGTAATATTGAGATAAAAGATCCGTATTCTGAGGAAGAACGCCAAGAAGGGCTTAAAGAATACGCTAAAATGCTAGAAGTAAACGAGCAGATTGGACATGTTCGGATTCCAAAGATTGTTGAGGATTTGCCCATCTACGCTGGGAGTACAGAGTCTGTTCTCCAGCGTGGAGTGGGGCATTTAGAAGGAACTTCGTTACCAGTCGGTGGAAATAATACGCATGCGATCTTAACAGCTCATAGGGGCTTGCCGACAGCTAAGTTATTTACAAATCTGGATAAGCTAGAAAAGGGCGATAAATTCTATATCCATTATATTGGTGGAACCTTGGCGTATCAGGTGGATCAGATTAGTGTCATTGACCCATCTGAGATTGATAAATTAGCAGTGGTACCAGGACATGATTATGTCACTCTTTTGACTTGTACGCCTTATATGGTCAATACCCATCGCCTACTCGTTCGAGGACATCGGATTGATTATGTAGAAGCTTTGGAAGAAAAAGAAGCAGCAGGCTATAAAGAAAATCAGCTCTATAAGATTCTCTTTTATAGTACGTTAGCCCTCTTGATTGTGCTTCTCATATTATTTGTTAGATTGTATCGAAAACAAAAGAAAGTGAAGGGAAATGCGTAG
- a CDS encoding class C sortase, with translation MRRRTRRKKRKTGLIVIFLIGFAIMLFPIVSQITYYYASKAVVTKFEEQVSTIDTSEIDRRMELAQAYNETHLLPNGIEDVFTKRQKDGLKEYARMLEVNEQIGYVKIPKISQEIPIYAGTTETVLQKGVGHLEATSLPIGGVSTHSVLTAHRGLPTARLFTDLDKLKKGDVFYVRNIKETLAYRVVSIKTVAPSDLNSIAIEEGKDYVTLLTCTPYMINSHRLLVTGERTEYSEGEEKLENTTAQHVTLYKYLFYGSAVLVVLVGGALIRYKRRLTRLNKQSSDKRLE, from the coding sequence ATGCGTAGAAGAACAAGACGCAAAAAACGCAAAACAGGTCTGATTGTGATCTTTTTGATAGGTTTTGCGATCATGCTGTTTCCTATCGTTAGTCAAATCACGTATTACTATGCATCAAAAGCAGTGGTCACTAAGTTTGAAGAGCAGGTGTCTACCATTGATACTTCAGAGATTGACAGAAGGATGGAACTCGCTCAAGCCTACAATGAAACGCACCTTCTGCCAAATGGAATCGAGGATGTTTTTACCAAGCGTCAAAAAGACGGCTTGAAAGAATATGCCAGAATGCTTGAAGTCAATGAACAGATTGGCTATGTGAAAATTCCAAAAATTTCGCAAGAAATCCCAATTTATGCAGGAACGACGGAAACGGTCTTGCAAAAAGGAGTTGGGCATCTGGAAGCAACTTCCTTACCAATCGGTGGAGTAAGCACTCACTCTGTCTTAACAGCCCATCGTGGTCTGCCCACAGCTCGTTTATTTACAGATTTAGATAAGCTAAAAAAAGGCGATGTTTTTTATGTGAGAAATATCAAAGAAACCTTGGCTTATCGTGTCGTGTCTATCAAGACCGTGGCACCAAGTGATTTGAACTCGATTGCCATCGAAGAAGGAAAAGACTATGTGACCCTCTTGACCTGTACTCCGTATATGATCAATAGTCATCGTCTCCTTGTGACAGGAGAGCGGACAGAGTACAGTGAAGGGGAAGAAAAGTTGGAAAACACCACTGCTCAACATGTAACTCTCTATAAATATCTCTTCTACGGCAGTGCAGTCTTAGTAGTGCTAGTAGGGGGTGCTTTAATACGTTACAAACGACGCTTGACAAGACTCAACAAACAATCGTCTGACAAACGTTTAGAATAA